ATTTTCTCTTGCTCAAATTTCTCTCACGTTTCCAATTATTCTAATCATATTTTCCCTTTTCTCTTATTCTGAAATTTCCATCAAGTTTTCAGATCTACCTTCGTACCATATCTATGAAAGTTGCTACCTATTTCATTGAAGAATAAGGTTTAAAAGAAAAGGCAAAACCACATAACATGAAGACCCATTTTAAGGAACCCATTAATGGCGTTGAAGCTACATTAAAGGTAAAcaagcatgaaaaaaaaatctgtttcaCGAGGGTCAAAAATTCGAAGCAAATAATGGGTTTTGCTTGAGTTTTTAAGCCAGTTTGTGTTGTATTTTGGAGAAGAACATCAAGTTTTTCAAATAAGTGTTTTGAGATTTCTGTGGTGATGTGATTTTTGTATGGATACGGATTGAGAAAGTGATTTTATGATATGGGTTGGTGATGTTGTTcgattgtgattttttttttcttccagttTTATTTTCTGCATAGAGGTTGGAGGtgatgaatgtatgaatatgatgattttaaaaaaattatttctttttttgggtttttttttatcatgggTTTTGTATGAATGTTGATGAATGTGGAGTTGAAGAAATTGAAACCcgtgtgtttgattttgtagTGGAGAAAATTGAGTTTCAATAaattgttttggaaaaaaaaattctggaaaaggTTGAACCTTTTGAACATGatgaaagatgatgaagatatgaggaagaagaagagggaagagagggaagatgatgaaaagtgaaaaaaattaagtgcTGATGGTTTACCATAGATATAATGGACATgcaatcaaatggttaaaatgatataaaaaatatctGACATTAAGAAACTAACATAGTGGACCAATTTAACTAATGAACGTATAATTAAGTGATcgaaatgtaaatttttttaattatgagaccaaaatgaaaactgaaaattaattaattgggGAATCAAATGACCTGTTAAACCTTAAATATCCAATTTACtaaggtgacaactaggctaCCTATGAAAGAATGACAAGTAATTTACCCAATCAATACACATTAACCACATAAGCACAATtatcttgaccccacaaataaattgctcattttcatttgttggtggataaattacccaccattcttcaaaggtaatttagaaaaggagaaaacttagatGCAGTTCCCTGCATCCTGTAGGTGCTGTTCTCCAATCGACACATGACACGTCAATTATTTTGTCCACGTCAGATGTTAAGAGATTAACAGTAAACGTTTTGTTCAGTTACTGTTTCTTTCCATCTCCTCTTCAACTAACCTGATCTTCTCTTCGAGAATCAACATACCACAGCCACGCACTTTCCCCCTATCGATCTTCCATACCTCCCCCTCTGTAGGGCCACCAACGTATGTGCATCAAAACATGGGACATGATAAAAGCCCAAACTCTTTGATATAGACAAAACATTGACAACTTATTCTTatataatcaaacaaaatatctGTCATGGAGGAGGGTTCAGTTTGTGCTGCAACGGTTTAAGAGGAAATTTTACATACGCTCCTGCTTGGATTTTCTTAGATTCTTGTTTCTTTCCAAAATTTCAGCATATAtggtttcttctttcttttactGTGTTGGTGTTTTGCTTTCTCTCTTGCATTGAGGGATCTGATTGTTATCTTAAAGTTTAATTACAGGGTGGGGTTTTGCCACTGTTAGTTCTTAGTAGTGATGATTTGACATCTATGAGAATGTAGATTGTGATAGAACGCAGATGATCACAACAGTTGCGAAGACGAAACATTGAAACGGAAAGAAATTAACGGACgttaaatcatataatttaatataattaaatatccAGGTGTCCTATTTTTATTCGTGAACAGTAAAAACTGTGCCTATGCAACTGTACATAAGTTTTCTCCTTTAGAAAAAACCATTTACTAAATATTACACAACTTAATACAATATCAATTTCTACAAATCTAATTTactaaatattacaaaaaatcacaaattacatcaaaataaatttattattaaaaaaccaattttttttatttaatcaagaGCGAGCATGGGGTcatttgcaacaacaacaatgttcAATTTTTCCACCCTTGTTCATAATCCTCAACCCCAAACACTCATCTTCTCTCCATTCCCTTCTTCCACACCTCGCAAGTTTCAATCTTTTCAACCTCTCAAATCCCCCACAAACCGCAACCTCTACAAAATTCTCTCTTCATCATACCAAAATgacaacaacgacaacgacGAAGAACACATCATCGGAGATTGTCTGGTTTTCGAAGAAGGCATTTTCGAagaccccattttcccaacatcCGACAACAACCTcgtaaacaacaaaaaaccgaAACCAatttcaaagaagaaaaaacagacAGTGATAAAGTCCGAGAATCTTGTTCCTGGTAAATGGAAAGAAGTTCAAGCAGGGATAAACATAACGAAGAAAGAACAGCCTAAGATAGCTCAAGAGATTGAGTTTAATAGTAAAGAAGAACGGCGTAAGATAGCTCAAGAGTTTGAGTTTAATAGTAAAGAAGAACGGCGTAAGATAGCTCAAGAGTTTGAGTTTAATAGTAAttttatgaagaagaaaagtggGTTGGTTCATTTGAGGGATATTGATTCGAACGAGTATAAAGCTTATAAAGAAGCTAAATTGGCTCAGTTGACGCCTTTGGTTCTTGATAAGGTTCCGAGTTTTTGTTTTGCTGAGAAAAAGAAGGAAAGAGAATTAGATGAATTGAGTGATGAGAGGGTAGAGGCTAGGAATCCTAGGTGGGCTGTTTATGGGAAAGGGTTGGAGGATGTTAAGGAGTTTTTGAACAGTGAGAGTTATGATCCTGCTGCTAAGAAAATTGGAGGTAATTGGTATTTACAATctgttttggttttatttttgttaatgttgTCGAGGATTATTGTGACCTATGTAATAACTTCTAGTCTCTAGATTGAAGGCGTGTCAGGTGCCCCTGACACACAATGGTGTTAGACACAAACACACGTAGTTACGTTTGGTATCTATGCGTCGGTGTCGTATCCGATGCATGTTTCTGTATTGCTGCTTTGTAGATTATTGTGTTGGGTGTCTGACACATATTGGTGTTAGACACATACACATGTAGTTACCTTTGGTATCTACGTGTCAGTGTCATATCCGGTATACTTATCTGTATTGCTGCTTCATATATTATTGTTTAGGGTGCCGTTCATGTGCCTGACACATATCTGTGCCAGACATAGGCGCATGTAGTTACGTTTGGTTTCTATGTGTCAATGTCATATCCGGTATATGTGTCCGTGTTGCTGCTTCATAGATTATGATTTCTGCTTGTTAGATAACTTTTGGTTCTTTGCAACATGTTCTGATGTAGTGAAAATCAACTTCCTTGGTGATGtgtattgatattttaaaaaatagttgtgGTTTGCATTTGCTTTTAATTTATGGGAGCTTGttagttaaaataaatttatgggGAAAACCGCTTATAAGTTTACCAGCGCTTATTGAAAAGTTAAatgagagaacttatgaaaaagTTGAGATATAGAGGCTAGTTTTAATTTATATGAGAAGCTATTGTATTAAAAACTCATGGTTATGTTGAGATTTTGTTTTAGTATTTCTCTTTAGATAAGTGTTCTTGAAGAAGTTTATCCAAAATGGCTCTTAAATTGGTGCTACTTCACAACCTTTGGTACTTAATGGATGGCAACATAAACAAAGAAATTTGATTGGGATAAAATGGATCATTTTTTCATTGGTGGTTGAGTTCGGGAAGATCTCCATTTTATCCGCTTTTGGTTCTCATTGTTTGCATATATCTGGTTTTTAAATGTTGGCATTTTGGTTTTCATTCTTTCATACTTGCCTGAATAGGTCTTCCTTTTTTGTTTACCTGGGAGGAGAGGGATTCGTTGAAAAAGAAAACGCCAGACTTGTCAGTTGCTACTTCAGTAAGTATTCCTCTAATTAATGACTGATATTTCATCATCTCTCGTTTTCCTTCGTTTGATGTTGAAGTAATTTTTTGTTCCaccgttgatgttgttgaataatCTTAGTAGCTGTTGGTATTGTAGTTGTTGAGTTATCTTAGTAGTTGCATTTTTTTCAACGTTGGAATCATGATAGAAGTGTAGGAGAAAAGGGTATTCACTTGTCTGTTACCTTTGGTTAATAATCtctatatttatgtttttaatggATAATACTCATTTTTTGTAGGATAAATGGATTCCTTTGCACACTTTTGCTGCGAGCGGAGAATCTTTCCTTTTAGATACTTTGTTGCAGCatgatgttgatattaatgCTATGGATAAGGTACATGAATACTAATTTCAACACAGAAGATTATAATGTGTTGAATCCTGTATTTAACTATTGTGatttgttttactttttcaaGGATGGTTTGAGCGCTCTTTACAAAGCGATAATTGGAAGAAAGCTTGCCATAACCCATCTTCTCGTGAGAAACTTGGCGAATCCGTTTGTGCAAGATAATGTGAGTGAAAAATTGTGTTGTGCTGTCATAGTAGCATTCGTAagcctttatttgttgattttcttACTGCGATTTATATTTTGTGCTCTTCCTGCCCTCACTGGAAATTCATCGTTGTTATCATTACATCTTAGGCGCTTATAGCACAAACTCTTgtcatataagtgtttatgcatacattttttttagaacaaaaagATAAAGTCAAATCAAATTGTTgcatataagctataaactgttttcataagctattctGGGAGCTTATCgaaaaatgttgaaaacaacttatggacataTTTATAAGCTGTTTCCATATGCTCTTTTGAATAGTCTCACGAGCGTTTATGCtaatagataagctcaaataagtcaatccaaacatgccctTAATCTATTAACATATAGTTATTATATCCTTAGTTACCTGTTGGTATCCTGATATTCTGTGCTGGAAACAGGATGGGGCCACCTTGATGCACTATGCTGTACAAACAGCGTCT
Above is a genomic segment from Medicago truncatula cultivar Jemalong A17 chromosome 5, MtrunA17r5.0-ANR, whole genome shotgun sequence containing:
- the LOC11424854 gene encoding ankyrin repeat domain-containing protein, chloroplastic isoform X1 codes for the protein MFNFSTLVHNPQPQTLIFSPFPSSTPRKFQSFQPLKSPTNRNLYKILSSSYQNDNNDNDEEHIIGDCLVFEEGIFEDPIFPTSDNNLVNNKKPKPISKKKKQTVIKSENLVPGKWKEVQAGINITKKEQPKIAQEIEFNSKEERRKIAQEFEFNSKEERRKIAQEFEFNSNFMKKKSGLVHLRDIDSNEYKAYKEAKLAQLTPLVLDKVPSFCFAEKKKERELDELSDERVEARNPRWAVYGKGLEDVKEFLNSESYDPAAKKIGGLPFLFTWEERDSLKKKTPDLSVATSDKWIPLHTFAASGESFLLDTLLQHDVDINAMDKDGLSALYKAIIGRKLAITHLLVRNLANPFVQDNDGATLMHYAVQTASARAIKTLLFYNVDINLRDNDGWTPLHLAVQTQRPDIVELLLIKGADRTLKNKDGLTPLDLCLYSGQNVSTYELIKLLKQLPYIDTPERRVNQVVKTALNRHARRKWIRK
- the LOC11424854 gene encoding ankyrin repeat domain-containing protein, chloroplastic isoform X2, with product MFNFSTLVHNPQPQTLIFSPFPSSTPRKFQSFQPLKSPTNRNLYKILSSSYQNDNNDNDEEHIIGDCLVFEEGIFEDPIFPTSDNNLVNNKKPKPISKKKKQTVIKSENLVPGKWKEVQAGINITKKEQPKIAQEIEFNSKEERRKIAQEFEFNSNFMKKKSGLVHLRDIDSNEYKAYKEAKLAQLTPLVLDKVPSFCFAEKKKERELDELSDERVEARNPRWAVYGKGLEDVKEFLNSESYDPAAKKIGGLPFLFTWEERDSLKKKTPDLSVATSDKWIPLHTFAASGESFLLDTLLQHDVDINAMDKDGLSALYKAIIGRKLAITHLLVRNLANPFVQDNDGATLMHYAVQTASARAIKTLLFYNVDINLRDNDGWTPLHLAVQTQRPDIVELLLIKGADRTLKNKDGLTPLDLCLYSGQNVSTYELIKLLKQLPYIDTPERRVNQVVKTALNRHARRKWIRK